One window of the Babesia bovis T2Bo chromosome 2, whole genome shotgun sequence genome contains the following:
- a CDS encoding ATP-dependent DNA helicase RecQ family protein — protein MDVRTQYSRSQVINNYDQVLSGSLSTIDTVPSNNSRVPHIGVCDASSADLYMIRLEELLLFDPKAYFTGPEVTVPFCHRASVHRYRIRHTADRGSNRSQGTIRATRSYGSPSEGSDPDNDDQHFGFGSNATVTKERYKYVLPKEDEHQSSPTTITVTNSTSWSGRYEWTDAVHRINREVFKNPGFRPTQLEAINCILSKRDTFVVMPTGGGKSLCFQLPVVYDGMLRTGGVTVVVMPLVSLIQDQIKRLNTLGIPCNALVGEISYSDREVVFEDIRSRGEGSCVLFVTPERITTSKAVLQVFRNLESQNRLSRFVIDEAHCVSEWGNDFRPDYKAMGLFKHEFPNVPVCALTATATPQVVADVCAELRLKEPTVLKSNFNRPNLRYEVLPKDRNWDKSLTQLVQLINSRFKGLCGIVYCLSCNEVERVTEALGTSMKVAPYHAQMNMALRTSYYDQWMSGSVDVMVATLAFGMGIDKSDVRFVVHFSIPKSIENYFQEAGRAGRDGKPSWCIIFYLFHDSRRLLALSVLSNPTGPCQQEHVSRNNILSVAGYCESGYACRRKALLSHFGETLQGRCDLPCDTCATGAASQYTKRDCRQEALFICDSLLTAARAKTNIQNTMLSLHKLLTARKTESNALSGYLRSRGFTNDGAMLLLKQMVIHQLLIERVTRVTNQNFPSFYIGVNGKFRQYLSRMEFIYFPASVSILSTSKHAGTTATRMNLETSPTPAKKNLGSSTRRVKASGSASTTNVKRATGAATSKKALNINKPFAPPTKCEFNTAYPMKSQSAPVTPAKRNYNKTGVKTTPKKTAVRKTTAKSTPKMKLPNGLIKK, from the coding sequence ATGGATGTGCGTACGCAGTACTCTCGTAGCCAGGTGATCAACAACTATGACCAAGTTTTGTCCGGCAGCCTGTCTACCATCGATACAGTACCCTCGAATAACTCACGTGTACCTCATATAGGCGTTTGTGACGCCTCATCGGCTGATCTGTACATGATCAGGTTAGAAGAATTGCTACTGTTTGACCCTAAGGCATATTTTACAGGGCCCGAAGTTACAGTACCATTCTGCCACAGGGCATCCGTGCACCGTTATAGGATACGGCATACAGCTGATCGCGGCAGTAATAGATCTCAGGGTACAATTCGTGCTACCAGGTCATATGGATCACCAAGTGAGGGTTCAGATCCAGATAATGATGACCAGCATTTTGGCTTTGGGTCAAATGCAACTGTTACTAAGGAGCGCTATAAATATGTCCTCCCCAAGGAGGACGAACATCAGTCATCGCCCACAACTATTACAGTGACCAATTCCACCAGTTGGTCAGGTCGGTATGAGTGGACTGATGCTGTACATCGCATAAATCGTGAAGTATTCAAGAATCCAGGTTTTCGTCCAACTCAGTTGGAGGCTATAAACTGCATATTAAGTAAACGCGACACCTTTGTGGTAATGCCAACTGGTGGTGGCAAGTCATTGTGTTTTCAGCTACCGGTGGTTTATGATGGCATGCTGCGTACTGGCGGCGTTACGGTAGTAGTGATGCCACTGGTATCGTTGATCCAAGACCAGATAAAGCGTTTAAATACTTTGGGCATACCATGCAATGCATTGGTAGGTGAAATCAGTTATAGTGACCGTGAGGTGGTCTTTGAAGATATCAGGTCACGCGGCGAAGGGTCTTGTGTTTTATTTGTCACTCCCGAACGTATAACAACCTCCAAGGCAGTTCTGCAGGTATTCCGTAACCTAGAGAGCCAAAACAGACTCTCTAGATTCGTTATCGACGAGGCTCATTGCGTATCTGAATGGGGAAATGATTTTCGTCCAGATTACAAGGCAATGGGCCTATTTAAGCATGAATTCCCAAATGTGCCTGTATGCGCATTGACTGCCACTGCGACTCCGCAGGTGGTAGCGGATGTCTGTGCAGAGTTGCGTCTTAAGGAGCCCACGGTACTCAAGTCTAACTTTAACAGGCCTAATCTTAGGTACGAGGTGCTGCCTAAAGACCGTAACTGGGATAAGTCACTAACCCAATTGGTTCAGCTGATTAATAGCCGCTTCAAGGGGTTGTGTGGCATTGTGTACTGTCTAAGTTGTAATGAAGTTGAACGTGTAACGGAGGCACTAGGCACCAGTATGAAGGTAGCGCCTTACCACGCCCAGATGAATATGGCGTTGCGTACTTCATACTATGACCAATGGATGTCGGGATCAGTGGATGTCATGGTTGCGACTCTGGCGTTTGGTATGGGTATCGATAAAAGTGACGTCCGCTTTGTCGTCCACTTTTCAATACCAAAGTCTATTGAAAACTACTTCCAAGAAGCGGGTCGAGCAGGGCGTGACGGTAAGCCTTCTTGGTGTATAATATTCTACCTTTTCCATGATTCACGTCGCTTGTTGGCGCTTAGTGTCCTGTCTAATCCAACGGGACCATGTCAACAGGAGCATGTCAGTCGCAACAATATATTGAGTGTAGCCGGTTACTGTGAAAGCGGCTATGCATGCCGTCGTAAAGCCCTGCTGTCACACTTTGGCGAAACTTTACAGGGGCGCTGTGACCTGCCGTGTGATACTTGCGCCACGGGTGCTGCTAGCCAATACACCAAGCGTGATTGCAGACAGGAAGCTTTGTTTATATGTGACTCTCTGCTGACGGCTGCTAGAGCCAAGACAAACATCCAAAATACGATGCTTAGTTTGCATAAGCTTTTAACTGCACGTAAAACGGAGAGTAATGCGCTATCGGGGTACCTGAGGTCACGTGGATTCACTAATGATGGTGCCATGTTACTACTCAAGCAAATGGTGATACACCAGTTACTCATTGAGCGCGTGACGCGTGTTACCAATCAAAACTTCCCGTCATTCTATATAGGGGTCAATGGTAAATTCAGGCAGTATCTATCGCGTATGGAATTTATCTACTTCCCCGCCTCTGTCAGTATTTTGTCTACATCGAAACATGCCGGTACTACTGCCACCAGGATGAATTTAGAAACAAGTCCCACGCCAGCTAAGAAAAACCTTGGATCTTCCACTAGGCGTGTGAAAGCATCGGGAAGCGCGAGTACTACCAACGTTAAAAGAGCAACGGGCGCTGCAACCTCTAAGAAAGcattgaatataaacaaaccATTCGCTCCACCGACAAAATGCGAGTTTAACACAGCTTACCCTATGAAGTCTCAAAGTGCACCCGTGACTCCAGCAAAGCGAAACTACAACAAAACAGGCGTAAAAACAACACCCAAAAAGACAGCCGTAAGAAAGACAACGGCTAAATCCACACCAAAAATGAAGTTACCTAACGGTTTaattaaaaaataa
- a CDS encoding rRNA pseudouridine synthase family protein, with product MAKDGDFVIKPQKAAPPIDTSEWPLLLKNYDKLNVRTGHYTPLPHGSSPLCRDLRNYIKYGFINLDKPANPSSHETVSWIKRILRCEKTGHSGTLDPKVTGVLLVCIDRATRLVKSQQTHGKEYVAIVKFHSLPESRFKVEKALQTLSGCLFQRPPLISAVKRQLRVRTIHETKILDYDESRCMATFWVRCEAGTYIRTLCIHLGLLLGCGAHMQELRRVKSGHISEYDNMVTMHDVLDAQYLLDNTNDESYIRRVISPLERLLTDYKRIVVKDSCVNAICYGAKLMVPGVLRFENGIELHEQIVLITTKGEAIALGIAQMPTAVIASVDHGVVSVIKRVIMDRDTYSLRWGFGPRATEKKRLQSAGLLDEHGKPNEKTPASWTKSEGYLPPMIGEDAKKRVQEGEPEEDAPKKPKND from the exons ATGGCTAAGGACGGCGACTTTGTCATAAAGCCGCAGAAGGCAGCGCCTCCTATTGACACATCGGAATGGCCATTGCTGCTGAAG AACTACGACAAGCTTAATGTGCGTACTGGTCATTATACACCTTTACCTCATGGTTCATCTCCGTTGTGTCGTGACCTTCGCAACTACATAAAGTATGGTTTCATAAATCTGGACAAGCCTGCGAATCCATCATCGCATGAAACAGTTTCGTGGATTAAGCGTATATTGCGTTGCGAGAAGACAGGCCATAGTGGTACGTTGGATCCCAAGGTCACCGGTGTTCTCTTGGTTTGTATTGACCGAGCCACCAGACTTGTCAAATCACAGCAAACTCATG GTAAGGAATATGTAGCTATCGTCAAGTTCCACTCGCTACCGGAGAGCCGTTTTAAGGTGGAGAAAGCTCTACAGACATTAAGCGGGTGTTTATTTCAACGTCCACCACTGATATCTGCTGTAAAACGCCAATTACGTGTGCGTACAATTCATGAAACTAAGATACTGGACTATGATGAAAGTCGTTGTATGGCTACATTTTGGGTACGATGCGAGGCTGGTACCTATATTCGTACATTATGCATCCATTTAGGGTTATTACTCGGTTGTGGAGCACATATGCAGGAGCTTCGTAGAGTTAAATCAGGTCACATTTCTGAGTACGACAACATGGTGACCATGCATGATGTACTGGATGCTCAGTACTTACTAGACAACACCAATGACGAATCGTACATTCGTCGTGTCATATCGCCTTTAGAGCGTTTGCTGACTGACTACAAGCGTATTGTTGTCAAGGACAGTTGTGTGAACGCTATTTGTTACGGTGCCAAATTGATGGTACCTGGTGTTTTACGTTTTGAGAACGGCATAGAGTTGCACGAGCAGATTGTGTTGATAACTACCAAGGGCGAGGCCATTGCTTTGGGTATAGCTCAGATGCCCACTGCGGTGATCGCTTCTGTTGACCATGGTGTCGTATCGGTGATTAAGCGCGTTATAATGGATCGTGATACATACAGTTTGCGTTGGGGCTTCGGCCCTCGTGCAACTGAGAAGAAGCGTTTGCAGAGTGCTGGTCTGTTAGACGAGCATGGCAAGCCTAATGAAAAGACACCGGCTTCATGGACCAAGAGTGAAGGGTACCTCCCACCAATGATCGGCGAGGACGCTAAAAAGCGTGTTCAAGAGGGAGAACCCGAAGAAGATGCACCTAAAAAGCCTAAAAACGATTGA